atatttttgatagtGCCAAAGAGACAAATTCTAACTTTCATTTATCCTTTGATTCCCCAAACCCAAGGTTTCTAATGCCCCGagatgaaaaattaataaacattctTTGTTTCCATATTAAGAATGAGACTGGACCGAGGTACTCAAAAGACAGCCTGGAAGCAGACAAATCTAGAAAGGATTCTGAGAAATCAGGAGTTCGTCTGAGCACCCAGGTGAGCTGACCTCTTCAGAGTTGGTGAGAGAATTAAAGAGCCGACagcataataaaaaaatattagcgGGCAGGGGAGTTTGGGGAGAAAAGACTGAGTTATCAAGGTTTGTATTAAGGGACACCTAACGTCCTCGTGGCGAGGTTAAGAAAATACTAGAAGAAGCTGGCCCCTGCCTACCCATCCAGCATACATCCCAATGTTCATGCAGAATAAATGGCGTAGAAACCTCTGCTCAGCCTGTGGGAGGAGACTGGCCTTTGTTCAAATCAGGGAGGCAAGGGGAGTCCGGCCATCGCATTGACCACCTTCTGCACCATCTTTCAGATGAGGCGTGCAGTCATACCGCATCACTCGCTGAGATGCTGCCCCATGCGGGGTCACTCGTCGTGTAGACGCTGCCTTTGTGCAGCTGAGGGAAAAGTGCTTCTTGGCCCCTGCCGCATGATACGTATTTATATTCACATGTGCCTGTTGTGGGAGCAGGGCTGGCAGATCACCGTGATCAGGGTGAGCAGAGACTAAACTACTAACTTTGGAGGGGAACCAGAGGCAATCTGAGTGAGGGGAAGGATACGGGGATGGAAACTTCCACTTGCCTCTCCATGGTCTCCTCCATCCTGTTCCTCCCAAAGGCAGTGCTAGAGGGCGCTATTCCCTCTTCTGCAGCTGCCTGGGAGTCCCGCTACAGCCTTGTTGAGGTACCAGCGGCCTTCATCTTTGTAATTTGGTCAAAAATGTTGGGTATGTCTTTTCAGCATCTGCTAACAAGCTTATCCTTAAGGGCGGAAgtggggaaaagggaggaaaaatgcTCAACTCTACTAAGTTCCGCATAAGAGTCACAGGTGAAAAACTATGAGATATCAGACTTGTTTCTTGGTTTTGGATGCTCTTCCAGGTAGATTCCCACTTTATTGCTCCTCACAGAAGTTAGGATTAGGCCAGAGCTAGAATAATACACAAGGGCCAAGACTGAATTACACGTCCTAGAGGGCAGGGGCCTTCTCATTGATCACTGCTATATTTAGCTTGCCATGGCTGTTTCGTAAGCATTTGTGTGGGAGGACTCGGTAGTGGGGTATTACACTCCTGGGTCTCTTCTCTCCTTGGAAGGGATCACAAGAATTAACCTTGCCGAAGACAGACTCTCGAGGGTACCTAGTGAGAAATCAGTGGTCTCGAACTTCACGGAGCCCATCCACCAGAGCTCCATCAGTAGATGAGTCCAGAAGCAAGAACACAAGTCTTAAGGTAGAGATGGGAATGAAAGGGAAGAGTACATgccagaataataataataataataacatagatTGATGctttccatgtgccaggccctgttccgTGTACTTTATATCTTTTAGCTAACTTAGCCCTCACAGACCCCCATCCCCATCAATCCCTAGAGTAAGAAAACTGAAACGCagagtaacttgcctaagatttCACACTAGTAATGCTCATAGAGCTAGATTAAAACCTAGGATCTCTAGGTCTATAAACTGCACATTGAATGATTAAACTCCAtggtttctccttccttccttcacacaTTCAAAAACTATTCATTGAGTACCCAAGACTCAGAAGAGGGGGTGAAAATGTCAACAAAGCAGATAAATTGTTGAAGAGTATTAGGTTGTGTGACGCTTTGAGCCCTTAACTAGGCCTAGTCACATAAGAAGAAAaagtttgttgtgagaattagtTTTTGGATGCAGAGTGTGACACAGGCCCAGACACCGGGAGAACCAATCCATCTGTCTCTGTGAGGACTGGCTCAATAATCTAACCAAGAACATGTCCTTTGAAACACGTGAAATAATCACAAAAACTGGAATAACATATGGATGCTTAATAATCTATCTCATACCTTAGTGAAGGAGTCCTTTCTCTAGAATGACTAGAACCAGTTCCTATTTAGGAAGATGGTTCTCTCCAATTGAGCTTCACTGGCACAAGAAGCTCTGAAGGTGATGGGGAGACACTTGATTCTCCAGCCTACTGACCTTCCCAGCACTCACTGCATTAATCACAGAGCAAATGTGGAGACAGATGCCCCTGAGGTGCTTTGCAGAGCCTTCTGGTGGGAACTTCTGGTCTAGCTGCTCATCAAGTTAACTGGAGGTCACAGATGGAGGCAGTGGCAAGCAAGGTCCCTTCCTCAAGCCCTCTATCCTACCTGAAGGTCTCTGACTGAGCAGGTATATGTGAAGAAAGTGACAGAACTTTGCAAACTATGCGCCAGCTACCTAGGGGCAAGGAAAAGGACCTCTACCCTATCtactccaaaagaaaaaaaaaagtgcgagGTGCTGATGGAACAACTGGGGGGAAATGAAAGcagtctgtctctgtgtccatgTAACAGAAATGTCTAATATATGGAGCCTTGAAACGTCTGAGCCCCTTTAAGCCCTACTTAAAGGAGCTGAGATGAACCAGGATCCACCTAAGAGCTAGGAATGGAACACAGAGAAGGGGGACAGCTCCTCGACTCCAGCTGGGCAGGGATGAGGACGGGGACCCTAGGCGGGCATCTAACTCAGAAGCCCACTTTCTTGCTCCAGCCCCCCAGTAGCTCCACGACCTCCCGGACTTCATCCACCTCCCCTAGCCATCAAGAGTCGCCAAAGCCGCTCTCAGCGCAGCCCTCGCCACCCACACCAACCATTGCGCTCGACTCACGTTCTTCCACGACCCCGGAGGTCCAACTCCAGACCGGGTCCCGGCGCAGCACCAAGATGGCTGAGAATTCCGACGCCTGGTCTCCCGGCCTGGGGCGGGAAATCCGAGAGTCGCGGGACTCGCGAGAGTCGCGAGACTCGCGAGATTCCAGGGATACGCACCAGCGGGAATATCCGCGCACGCCCCCCACTGAATGGAAATCCTATGCCCAGCGCAGGGCTCTCTACCCGTCACAGCTGGATCAAGACTGTATGTCTGACCTGGTCAGGCAgcgagaggaagaggaggacgaGGACGATGCCTACTGGGCATCTGTGAGAACACTGTACGAGAAGACACCGAGCTCCTCGCGCCCCAGGCCGGTGAGCAGGGCCCGCCTCCCCTGGTACCCGGGTTGCCGCTCCACGCAGCCCCGCGGCCGgacctctctcagcctccctcctcTCCATGGTACAGGGAAGTTCACCCAGGCCCCTTCTTCTCCTCCCTAAACCTACCCCTCTGCACAGCAGCCTCCAGGACCCAGCCCTTGGCTGCCTCCAGCACCCAGTCCTCCAAGCCGGGACCCAACTGTTTCCTTCCCACCCTGCCCTGGGATGAGGCCCATTCCTGATCCCTTCAGGTCTGTGTGACTCGTCCTCCTGTCGGTGCCCCTCTCTGCAGCCCAAACCCAAGCATGCCATCACCATCGCTGTGTCATCCCGTGCGCTCTTCAACATGGTGGACGGCAGGAAAATCTACAAGGAAGAGGGTCTGGAAAAGTACATGGAGTATCAGCTTTCCAATGAGAATGTCGTCCTGGCCCCAGGGCCGGCCTTCCGCTTTGTCAAGGTACTCTGCAAAGCTGTCTTTGGCCCTCCGGGACTCTGGATGGCAGGGAAGGACTCATGCTAATCCCTGGGATCTCATCCAGCTTTCCTTATAATTCCTAGTCCACACTTGTCATTCTTGCCTTTTTTAAGTCTACCCCAGGTCAGTTTATATTTTAACAGAAGCTTCCACACTGTTGAGGGAGGGACTGCAGCCCTAGATTTGGCATGTTGAACTTCCCTAAGTGGAGTCCAAATCCTGAGACCTGTAACAGAAACTTTTGTTCTCTCCATAGAAGGAGCAGTAACCAGAAGCAATAATGAGTTTACAATTCCAAGCAGTAGAAATAAAACACCCCATTCAAATGACATTAAATTCACTTTAGCTGCTCTTGCCCCAAACACAGCATATTAAGAAAGTCAAGATGCTCTTGGCACTTAGGGGCATGACTTTAATAGAGAAAGTAAGGTTCTTGGAACTTACACTGAAATGTACAGCACTTATAGCTCTGACCCCATATATAACTTATACAAATATTACACAATAACATCATAACCAGGCAGAAACAAATGACACCTCCACGTGTTGTAAGTAGAAAGTAGTTATGAGGCATAGTGGAAGCATGAGAGGAAACCACAAACCTATTCTAGAgactcatgttttaaaaaatatacaaaatgctcACTTTGGCAGCACATGTGCTAAAATTGGAACAACACAGGGACCATTAGCATGGCCTCTGCACAAGGATAACATGAAAATTCTTGAAGCAGACTATACTTTTCACTAAAAAATAATCATCAGATGATCAAGAAAGGCAGGTTTTatgaatcaaaaacaaaaacagacaaaccatAAAAGGGTTAGCCTGAGCCTATCTATGTACTTCACAGAAATAATTCTAGTAAACCAAATGTTGTAACAATTTTCAACAAACATTACCCATCTTTCAGGAAACATTAACTGAAGTCCTATGTATGCGAGGCTGAAAATACTGACATGAATGGCATAACCCTGCCTTAAAGGAGCCACAGTCTCTCAGTGAAGAGTCTTCAGGGCTTGAATTGGACACCTACGGGATCCCTTCTCCCCAGACCCCCAATGCCCACTTTGCCTGGCCCTCTTCACACACATTTGTGTTTGTAACCTTCAGGCACTGCAGCATGTCAATGCTAGACTCCGTGAGCTGTATCCTGATGAACAGGACTTATTTGATATTGTTCTGATGACTAATAACCATGCCCAAGTGGGAGTGCGGCTTATAAACAGCGTCAATCACTAtggtaagtaaaataaataccgTGTGGAAGAACAGCTCGCTGCTCTGGAAGAGAGAAGCCATGTTATTTTGCTCACTGTGGCCTAACTAATGCAGTGTCTGATAGTGACACCCCCTTCTGCGTGAGGAATGTTTATTTGCCTATGTcagaacaagagaggccatgtTCATTTTTAACTTCAGCACAGAGTTGG
This genomic stretch from Balaenoptera acutorostrata chromosome 12, mBalAcu1.1, whole genome shotgun sequence harbors:
- the NT5C1B gene encoding cytosolic 5'-nucleotidase 1B isoform X4, which encodes MSQTSLKQKKKNETGPRYSKDSLEADKSRKDSEKSGVRLSTQGSQELTLPKTDSRGYLVRNQWSRTSRSPSTRAPSVDESRSKNTSLKPPSSSTTSRTSSTSPSHQESPKPLSAQPSPPTPTIALDSRSSTTPEVQLQTGSRRSTKMAENSDAWSPGLGREIRESRDSRESRDSRDSRDTHQREYPRTPPTEWKSYAQRRALYPSQLDQDCMSDLVRQREEEEDEDDAYWASVRTLYEKTPSSSRPRPPKPKHAITIAVSSRALFNMVDGRKIYKEEGLEKYMEYQLSNENVVLAPGPAFRFVKALQHVNARLRELYPDEQDLFDIVLMTNNHAQVGVRLINSVNHYGLLIDRFCLTGGKSPIGYLKAYLTNLYLSADSEKVQEAIQEGIASATMFDGAKDMAYCDTQLRVAFDGDAVLFSDESDHITKEHGLDKFFQHEALFENKPLAQGPLKGFLEDLGRLQKKFYAKDERLCCPIRTYLVTARSAASSGARVLKTLRRWGLEIDEALFLAGAPKGPILVKIRPHIFFDDHMFHIEGAQKFGTITAHVPYGINQKENN
- the NT5C1B gene encoding cytosolic 5'-nucleotidase 1B isoform X2 codes for the protein MSQTSLKQKKKNETGPRYSKDSLEADKSRKDSEKSGVRLSTQMRRAVIPHHSLRCCPMRGHSSCRRCLCAAEGKVLLGPCRMIRIYIHMCLLWEQGWQITVIRGSQELTLPKTDSRGYLVRNQWSRTSRSPSTRAPSVDESRSKNTSLKPPSSSTTSRTSSTSPSHQESPKPLSAQPSPPTPTIALDSRSSTTPEVQLQTGSRRSTKMAENSDAWSPGLGREIRESRDSRESRDSRDSRDTHQREYPRTPPTEWKSYAQRRALYPSQLDQDCMSDLVRQREEEEDEDDAYWASVRTLYEKTPSSSRPRPPKPKHAITIAVSSRALFNMVDGRKIYKEEGLEKYMEYQLSNENVVLAPGPAFRFVKALQHVNARLRELYPDEQDLFDIVLMTNNHAQVGVRLINSVNHYGLLIDRFCLTGGKSPIGYLKAYLTNLYLSADSEKVQEAIQEGIASATMFDGAKDMAYCDTQLRVAFDGDAVLFSDESDHITKEHGLDKFFQHEALFENKPLAQGPLKGFLEDLGRLQKKFYAKDERLCCPIRTYLVTARSAASSGARVLKTLRRWGLEIDEALFLAGAPKGPILVKIRPHIFFDDHMFHIEGAQKFGTITAHVPYGINQKENN
- the NT5C1B gene encoding cytosolic 5'-nucleotidase 1B isoform X3 gives rise to the protein MSQTSLKQKKKNETGPRYSKDSLEADKSRKDSEKSGVRLSTQGHSSCRRCLCAAEGKVLLGPCRMIRIYIHMCLLWEQGWQITVIRGSQELTLPKTDSRGYLVRNQWSRTSRSPSTRAPSVDESRSKNTSLKPPSSSTTSRTSSTSPSHQESPKPLSAQPSPPTPTIALDSRSSTTPEVQLQTGSRRSTKMAENSDAWSPGLGREIRESRDSRESRDSRDSRDTHQREYPRTPPTEWKSYAQRRALYPSQLDQDCMSDLVRQREEEEDEDDAYWASVRTLYEKTPSSSRPRPPKPKHAITIAVSSRALFNMVDGRKIYKEEGLEKYMEYQLSNENVVLAPGPAFRFVKALQHVNARLRELYPDEQDLFDIVLMTNNHAQVGVRLINSVNHYGLLIDRFCLTGGKSPIGYLKAYLTNLYLSADSEKVQEAIQEGIASATMFDGAKDMAYCDTQLRVAFDGDAVLFSDESDHITKEHGLDKFFQHEALFENKPLAQGPLKGFLEDLGRLQKKFYAKDERLCCPIRTYLVTARSAASSGARVLKTLRRWGLEIDEALFLAGAPKGPILVKIRPHIFFDDHMFHIEGAQKFGTITAHVPYGINQKENN
- the NT5C1B gene encoding cytosolic 5'-nucleotidase 1B isoform X1; this encodes MSQTSLKQKKKNETGPRYSKDSLEADKSRKDSEKSGVRLSTQMRRAVIPHHSLRCCPMRGHSSCRRCLCAAEGKVLLGPCRMIRIYIHMCLLWEQGWQITVIRGSQELTLPKTDSRGYLVRNQWSRTSRSPSTRAPSVDESRSKNTSLKVEIPSSSTTSRTSSTSPSHQESPKPLSAQPSPPTPTIALDSRSSTTPEVQLQTGSRRSTKMAENSDAWSPGLGREIRESRDSRESRDSRDSRDTHQREYPRTPPTEWKSYAQRRALYPSQLDQDCMSDLVRQREEEEDEDDAYWASVRTLYEKTPSSSRPRPPKPKHAITIAVSSRALFNMVDGRKIYKEEGLEKYMEYQLSNENVVLAPGPAFRFVKALQHVNARLRELYPDEQDLFDIVLMTNNHAQVGVRLINSVNHYGLLIDRFCLTGGKSPIGYLKAYLTNLYLSADSEKVQEAIQEGIASATMFDGAKDMAYCDTQLRVAFDGDAVLFSDESDHITKEHGLDKFFQHEALFENKPLAQGPLKGFLEDLGRLQKKFYAKDERLCCPIRTYLVTARSAASSGARVLKTLRRWGLEIDEALFLAGAPKGPILVKIRPHIFFDDHMFHIEGAQKFGTITAHVPYGINQKENN